The following proteins come from a genomic window of Falco rusticolus isolate bFalRus1 chromosome 9, bFalRus1.pri, whole genome shotgun sequence:
- the ASS1 gene encoding argininosuccinate synthase — translation MAQPKGTVVLAYSGGLDTSCILMWLKEQGYEVITYLANIGQKEDFEAAQKKALALGAKKVCLEDISKEFVEEFIWPAVQANALYEDRYLLGTALARPCIARKLVEIAQREGAQYVAHGATGKGNDQVRFELTCYALCPKIKVIAPWRLPEFYQRFPGRRELMDYAKKHGIPVPVTPQTPWSMDENLMHISYEAGILENPKNQAPPGLYTKTCDPATSPNTPDVLEMEFERGVPVKVTNTGDGATRCSALELFVYLNEIAGKHGVGRIDIVENRFVGMKSRGIYETPAGTILYHAHLDIEAFTMDREVRKIKQGLALKFSELVYNGFWHSPECEFLRHCIARSQEAVAGTVRLSVFKGQVYILGRESPQSLYNEELVSMNVQGDYEPADATGFININSLRLKEYHRLQSKVTVKQDE, via the exons ATGGCTCAGCCCAAGGGAACAGTGGTCCTCGCCTACAGTGGTGGCCTCGACACCTCCTGCATCCTGATGTGGCTGAAGGAGCAGGGCTACGAAGTCATCACCTATCTG gCCAACATTGGGCAGAAGGAAGATTTTGAGGCAGCACAAAAGAAAGCACTGGCACTGGGGGCCAAGAAG GTTTGCCTCGAGGATATCAGCAAGGAGTTTGTGGAGGAGTTCATCTGGCCAGCAGTGCAGGCCAACGCTCTCTACGAGGACCGGTACCTGCTGGGCACGGCGCTGGCACGGCCCTGCATCGCCCGCAAGCTGGTGGAGATCGCCCAGCGGGAGGGAGCCCAGTACGTTGCCCATGGCGCCACGGGCAAG GGCAACGATCAGGTTCGGTTCGAGCTCACCTGCTACGCCCTGTGTCCTAAGATCAAG GTCATTGCGCCGTGGAGGCTGCCCGAGTTTTACCAGCGCTTCCCTGGGCGCCGTGAGCTGATGGACTATGCCAAG AAACATGGGATCCCGGTACCCGTGACGCCTCAGACACCCTGGAGCATGGATGAAAACCTCATGCACATCAG CTACGAAGCCGGGATCCTGGAGAACCCCAAG AATCAGGCCCCCCCTGGGCTCTACACGAAGACCTGTGATCCCGCCACCTCTCCCAACACCCCGGACGTGCTGGAGATGGAGTTTGAGCGGG GTGTCCCTGTGAAGGTCACCAACACGGGGGATGGAGCCACTCGTTGCTCAGCCCTGGAGCTCTTCGTGTACCTGAATGAGATCGC GGGCAAGCACGGAGTGGGGCGCATCGACATAGTGGAGAACCGCTTCGTTGGGATGAAGTCCAGAG GTATCTATGAGACCCCAGCGGGAACGATCCTATACCATGCGCATTTAGATATCGAGGCCTTCACCATGGACCGGGAAGTACGGAAAATCAAGCAGGGGCTTGCCTTGAAATTCTCCGAGCTGGTGTACAACG GCTTCTGGCACAGCCCCGAGTGCGAGTTCCTCCGGCACTGCATCGCGCGCTCGCAGGAGGCGGTGGCGGGCACCGTGCGCCTCTCTGTCTTCAAGGGTCAGGTCTACATCCTGGGCAGGGAGTCCCCGCAGTCGCTGTACAACGAGGAGCTGGTGAG